One stretch of Planococcus sp. PAMC 21323 DNA includes these proteins:
- the hisF gene encoding imidazole glycerol phosphate synthase subunit HisF: MLTKRIIPCLDVKEGRVVKGVSFVELRDAGDPVELARFYDKQGADELVFLDISASHEGKETMIEVVKIVATELSIPFTVGGGIRSLEDMKRLLRAGADKVSLNTAALDRPELIKEGADFFGSQCIVVAIDAKKNGDNWDVYTHGGRNKTEWSAVEWAKKCVELGAGELLLTSMDKDGSKDGFDLELTRAVREAVEVPVIASGGAGNKEHFDEVFKRVDADAALAASIFHYKETSVAEVKDYLRKEGVNVR; this comes from the coding sequence ATGCTGACAAAACGCATTATTCCATGTTTAGATGTAAAAGAAGGGCGTGTCGTTAAGGGCGTTAGCTTTGTGGAGTTACGTGATGCAGGAGATCCGGTTGAACTGGCTCGATTTTACGATAAACAAGGCGCGGACGAACTGGTCTTTTTGGACATTTCAGCGTCTCATGAAGGAAAAGAAACCATGATCGAAGTGGTGAAAATCGTCGCAACGGAATTATCAATTCCATTTACTGTAGGTGGTGGAATTCGCAGTTTAGAGGATATGAAACGTTTATTGCGTGCTGGCGCTGATAAAGTATCGTTAAACACGGCGGCACTCGATCGCCCCGAACTCATCAAAGAAGGGGCCGATTTTTTTGGATCTCAATGTATCGTTGTAGCAATCGACGCTAAGAAAAATGGTGATAACTGGGATGTATACACACACGGGGGGCGCAACAAAACCGAATGGTCAGCTGTTGAATGGGCAAAAAAATGTGTTGAACTTGGCGCAGGTGAATTGCTGCTAACAAGTATGGACAAAGACGGGTCTAAAGATGGGTTTGATCTGGAATTGACCCGAGCTGTACGCGAAGCGGTAGAAGTACCGGTTATTGCTAGCGGTGGAGCAGGAAATAAAGAACATTTTGACGAAGTATTTAAAAGAGTAGACGCTGACGCAGCATTAGCTGCTTCGATTTTTCATTATAAAGAAACGAGTGTTGCCGAAGTAAAAGATTATTTACGGAAAGAGGGAGTGAATGTCCGATGA
- the hisIE gene encoding bifunctional phosphoribosyl-AMP cyclohydrolase/phosphoribosyl-ATP diphosphatase HisIE, producing the protein MTTIQYDQNGLIPVIIQHAITKEVLTLAYANEEAVQKTMATNETWLYSRSRSELWNKGATSGNTQKVTAIQLDCDGDSLIYEVVPNGPACHTGKNSCFFETIHGESNESSGDMIAQLAALIETRETEMPEGAYTTYLFNEGVDKICKKVGEEAAEVIIAAKNRDAEELSMEAADLLYHLLVLLQEQKVSFNQVVDVLKERHTTKMDK; encoded by the coding sequence ATGACTACGATTCAATATGACCAGAACGGGCTAATTCCCGTCATTATTCAACATGCTATAACAAAAGAAGTATTAACACTCGCTTATGCAAATGAAGAAGCTGTCCAAAAAACGATGGCTACCAATGAAACGTGGCTTTATTCAAGAAGCCGCAGTGAGTTATGGAACAAAGGCGCGACGAGTGGCAATACACAAAAAGTAACAGCCATTCAATTAGATTGCGATGGCGATTCATTAATTTATGAAGTGGTTCCAAACGGACCAGCTTGTCACACAGGAAAAAACAGCTGCTTTTTTGAAACGATTCACGGTGAATCGAACGAGTCATCAGGAGATATGATTGCGCAATTAGCAGCATTGATCGAAACACGTGAAACTGAAATGCCTGAAGGTGCTTATACAACGTATTTATTTAATGAAGGCGTTGATAAAATTTGTAAAAAAGTAGGAGAAGAAGCAGCGGAAGTGATCATCGCTGCTAAAAATCGCGATGCTGAAGAATTATCAATGGAAGCTGCCGATTTGTTGTACCATCTTTTGGTGTTACTGCAGGAACAAAAAGTAAGCTTTAACCAAGTTGTGGATGTATTGAAAGAGCGACATACAACGAAAATGGACAAGTAA
- the hisH gene encoding imidazole glycerol phosphate synthase subunit HisH, giving the protein MIIGIIDYGMGNLFSVEQALKKLECTVIVSDDPVVLGRAEGILLPGVGAFPDAMELLNQKGLSEFIQSLPAKNIPLLGICLGMQLLYEDSSEVKPTKGLGLLDGQIRRFEKGTYRIPHMGWNRLEFSHIPYWLDDVLSDTHVYFVHSFLAVNTNEQEVLATASYGELDVPGVVGSGLITGMQFHPEKSGDFGHYLLEQWIANVRRNSND; this is encoded by the coding sequence ATGATCATTGGTATCATCGATTATGGCATGGGTAATTTGTTTAGCGTCGAGCAGGCATTGAAAAAGCTGGAATGCACTGTGATTGTCTCAGATGATCCGGTTGTTTTAGGAAGAGCAGAAGGAATCTTGCTCCCTGGAGTAGGAGCTTTTCCAGACGCTATGGAATTATTAAATCAAAAAGGATTATCGGAATTTATCCAATCATTGCCTGCGAAAAATATTCCGCTTCTTGGAATTTGTCTTGGTATGCAATTGTTGTATGAAGATAGCTCTGAAGTAAAACCAACAAAAGGCTTAGGCTTACTCGATGGGCAAATCCGTCGTTTTGAAAAAGGTACTTACCGAATCCCACATATGGGTTGGAATCGTCTTGAGTTTTCGCACATTCCTTATTGGTTAGATGACGTATTAAGCGATACACATGTGTATTTTGTTCATTCATTTTTAGCTGTGAATACAAATGAACAAGAAGTTTTAGCAACGGCGAGCTATGGCGAACTGGATGTACCAGGAGTAGTCGGTTCTGGGCTAATTACAGGCATGCAATTCCATCCGGAAAAATCCGGCGATTTTGGTCATTATTTATTAGAACAATGGATTGCAAACGTTAGGAGGAACTCGAATGACTAA
- the hisA gene encoding 1-(5-phosphoribosyl)-5-[(5-phosphoribosylamino)methylideneamino]imidazole-4-carboxamide isomerase, translated as MTNFQIYPAIDLRNGKCVRLFQGDYAQETIYGDSPVDMAKKFVDAGAQWIHMVDLDGAKDGVRINDQVVIEAAKLSAKVQVGGGIRTREDIEHYLSNGVARVIIGSLAIRNPELAVSFIEEFGAEQIVIGIDAKNGMAATEGWIETSGQAATEVADYFAAKGAKHFIYTDIATDGTLAGPNIEANRTLAKSDRAQVIVSGGIGSLEDVKNVKKASEKSNIAGVIIGKALYENRFTLEEALSC; from the coding sequence ATGACTAATTTCCAAATTTACCCCGCGATTGATTTGCGGAATGGTAAATGTGTCCGGTTGTTTCAAGGGGATTATGCACAAGAAACCATCTATGGAGATTCGCCAGTTGATATGGCGAAAAAATTTGTCGATGCTGGGGCACAGTGGATACATATGGTCGATTTGGACGGAGCAAAAGATGGTGTTCGTATAAACGACCAAGTGGTAATTGAAGCTGCAAAACTGAGTGCAAAAGTTCAAGTAGGCGGGGGCATTCGAACGCGTGAAGATATTGAACATTATTTGTCTAATGGTGTAGCACGTGTCATTATTGGCAGTCTCGCGATTCGTAATCCAGAACTTGCGGTGTCGTTTATCGAAGAATTTGGAGCTGAACAAATTGTCATCGGCATAGACGCTAAAAATGGCATGGCAGCAACAGAAGGTTGGATTGAAACATCAGGGCAAGCAGCAACAGAAGTAGCGGATTATTTTGCTGCTAAGGGAGCAAAGCATTTTATTTACACCGATATTGCTACGGATGGAACACTTGCTGGACCAAATATTGAAGCAAACCGTACTTTAGCTAAATCTGATCGTGCACAAGTTATTGTCTCAGGTGGCATTGGGTCACTGGAAGATGTGAAAAACGTTAAAAAAGCATCTGAAAAAAGCAATATTGCAGGTGTTATTATCGGCAAAGCTTTGTATGAAAACCGCTTTACACTGGAGGAGGCATTGTCATGCTGA